One stretch of Pseudomonadota bacterium DNA includes these proteins:
- a CDS encoding AI-2E family transporter: protein MNDTQRAMVKRWAWGLGALAVFLFLAWQLQGLAILLFLTFIVAYILNPIVTRLAKLRFLNRASATILLLVGLALVLATLLFFIIPDVIAEFAAFVKRLPELTSKLEATVIPWVEDNFQVTVPRTWSAAFDQVKASVDQGEKGLFAPAAELARTLFGSTFQALFTIVGTLMFPVFVFFLTKDFPRIVSAVDGMIPVRYRPQIRRIAVEVDKSLSAFLHGQFTVMIILGTLYSIGYSIVGIPVAIGIGLLTGLLCFIPYAGAATGFVLALVLAILSMEGPYTILGVAIVFASVQILDSVLITPRILGGKLGLRPLWIIVALMAGGELFGFLGILLAVPMLAAMKVVVAHTVEFYRASDVYKGGAEAGGGDSSAGT, encoded by the coding sequence ATGAACGACACGCAGCGGGCGATGGTCAAGAGGTGGGCGTGGGGACTCGGCGCGCTCGCGGTGTTCCTGTTCCTGGCGTGGCAGCTCCAGGGCCTCGCGATACTCCTGTTCCTCACGTTCATCGTCGCCTACATCCTGAACCCGATCGTCACGCGGCTCGCGAAGCTCCGGTTCCTGAACCGCGCCTCCGCCACGATCCTGCTGCTCGTCGGCCTCGCCCTCGTCCTCGCCACGCTCCTGTTCTTCATCATCCCGGACGTGATCGCGGAGTTCGCCGCGTTCGTGAAGCGCCTGCCGGAGCTCACCTCGAAGCTCGAGGCGACGGTGATCCCGTGGGTGGAGGACAACTTCCAGGTGACCGTGCCGCGCACCTGGAGCGCGGCGTTCGACCAGGTCAAGGCGAGCGTCGATCAGGGCGAGAAGGGGCTCTTCGCGCCGGCCGCGGAGCTCGCCAGGACGCTGTTCGGCTCCACGTTCCAGGCGCTGTTCACGATCGTCGGCACGCTGATGTTCCCGGTCTTCGTGTTCTTCCTCACCAAGGACTTCCCGAGGATCGTGAGCGCGGTAGACGGGATGATCCCGGTGCGGTACAGGCCGCAGATCCGCCGCATCGCCGTCGAGGTCGACAAGAGCCTCTCCGCGTTCCTGCACGGCCAGTTCACGGTGATGATCATCCTCGGCACGCTCTACTCGATCGGCTACTCGATCGTCGGCATCCCGGTCGCGATCGGGATCGGCCTGCTCACCGGCCTGCTCTGCTTCATCCCGTACGCGGGCGCCGCGACCGGCTTCGTCCTCGCGCTCGTCCTCGCGATCCTCTCGATGGAGGGGCCGTACACGATCCTGGGCGTGGCGATCGTCTTCGCCTCGGTGCAGATCCTCGACTCGGTCCTCATCACGCCGCGCATCCTGGGCGGCAAGCTCGGCCTCCGCCCGCTGTGGATCATCGTCGCCCTCATGGCCGGCGGCGAGCTGTTCGGCTTCCTCGGGATCCTCCTCGCCGTCCCGATGCTCGCGGCGATGAAGGTCGTCGTCGCGCACACGGTCGAGTTCTACCGCGCGAGCGATGTCTACAAGGGCGGGGCGGAGGCCGGCGGCGGAGATTCATCGGCGGGGACATGA